In Phycisphaerae bacterium, a genomic segment contains:
- a CDS encoding sugar phosphate isomerase/epimerase family protein, which yields MKSSVTISTVKSSKGAHIFQGDLSIYIPKAKQIGFDGIELCVTNADEVDGKYLQRLLDDNNLVLSAVPTGAGKALHNLTLTSPDKAVRAKAIDFIKRMIDFGAPFNAPAKIGSMQGHIGNNSRGDILAELADSLNELGRYAAQRNVELLFEPLSHLSTDVINTLAEGIEIIKKAGADNIKLLADLFHMDIAEKNIAESIKQAAGYIGYVDFVDSDRKPAGTGHIDLKSAVDALKYIGYKGYLSAEALPWPDSQTAAEQSIKTFKSLCA from the coding sequence GTGAAATCGAGCGTAACAATTTCTACGGTCAAATCCTCAAAGGGAGCACACATTTTTCAGGGCGACCTTTCAATATATATCCCTAAGGCAAAACAAATCGGTTTTGACGGCATTGAACTTTGTGTAACGAATGCGGATGAGGTTGACGGAAAATATTTACAACGTCTTCTCGACGATAACAATCTGGTTCTCTCTGCCGTTCCGACAGGTGCCGGTAAAGCACTGCATAATCTTACATTGACAAGTCCGGACAAAGCTGTCCGTGCAAAGGCGATTGATTTTATCAAAAGAATGATTGATTTCGGCGCACCTTTTAACGCCCCTGCAAAAATAGGCTCGATGCAGGGTCATATCGGCAATAATAGCAGGGGGGATATTTTGGCTGAGCTTGCTGATAGTCTTAATGAATTAGGCCGATATGCTGCACAGAGGAATGTGGAGCTTCTTTTTGAACCGTTAAGCCATTTAAGCACCGATGTGATAAATACGCTTGCGGAAGGCATTGAAATTATCAAAAAAGCAGGCGCCGATAATATAAAACTACTCGCAGACCTTTTTCATATGGATATTGCGGAAAAGAATATTGCCGAGAGCATAAAACAGGCCGCCGGATATATCGGTTATGTCGATTTTGTTGACAGCGACCGCAAACCGGCAGGAACGGGGCACATTGATTTAAAATCTGCTGTCGATGCTCTCAAATATATTGGCTACAAAGGCTATCTTTCTGCAGAGGCATTGCCATGGCCGGATTCTCAAACCGCCGCCGAGCAGTCAATAAAAACTTTCAAATCTTTATGTGCATAA
- a CDS encoding TIM-barrel domain-containing protein — MTRITLFLSIIVLFTNNIFGDVEYKKSSFIVSSPYLKQPLLIGNEKFPICLETKQGKFYLKDMPVTMFSSADGFTADWSFEGGKKITVNFAKEYDSYRIDLKAAGFKDIVQWGFSIDAAGDEYFTGLMERVVDGAQKLSWEPGIKEAMNLRGQYITMIVKPTVSLYCPFYISSRNYSLFVEGTWPGTYDFCKSEPGLVLISFEGPNISMILNTADNPAELVKAHSLYVGPTILPPKWIFRPWRWRDNHTNRETYYDGTKVTAPYNSEVVEDILMMKAFDIPMSIYWVDRPWAIGPDGYSDFEWDPNRLPNAPEMIKWLDSKNINFVLWIGPWVMGDMAKEAVEKGFDAKGQLSEPRDKLVRVLIDFTNPAAVKWWQEKGIAKVLNQGVKGFKLDRAEQLVPNDYENKGFDGRTSREYHNDYPVMYTKATHDICKEICGNDFVAMPRAGYTNSSRYAVFWGGDIGAGTKDKKTVPEALRAAIIALQKSAIIGFPIWGSDTGGYTKISDHEVTARWLGFSCFCPIMEVGPMEDKGLWDLIEEPHYDKQLIAIWRLYSKIHEELADYSFRLAKAAARKGMPMARPLFLAYPDQPQAWNDWQTYMYGPDILVSAIWEKGKTQHTLYLPAGEKWVDAWDKNKIYTGGQSITVDAPLYKMPIFIRQGSAINMGDLNALYKESLKIAAKKPNLKKLQKAEFSKKKK; from the coding sequence ATGACGCGAATTACACTTTTCCTGAGCATCATTGTACTTTTTACAAATAACATCTTTGGAGATGTCGAATATAAAAAATCCTCGTTTATCGTAAGCTCGCCGTATTTAAAACAACCCCTCTTAATAGGCAATGAAAAGTTTCCAATATGCTTAGAGACTAAACAGGGGAAATTCTATCTGAAAGATATGCCGGTAACTATGTTCAGCTCGGCGGACGGTTTCACCGCAGACTGGTCATTTGAGGGCGGGAAAAAAATAACAGTTAATTTCGCGAAAGAATATGATTCGTATCGAATAGACCTGAAAGCGGCTGGTTTTAAGGATATCGTTCAATGGGGCTTTTCAATCGATGCCGCCGGCGATGAATATTTTACCGGTCTTATGGAGCGCGTTGTTGACGGCGCCCAGAAGCTTTCGTGGGAACCGGGGATAAAAGAAGCTATGAACCTTCGGGGACAGTATATCACAATGATAGTCAAGCCGACCGTTTCACTATATTGTCCATTCTATATATCGTCACGAAACTACAGCCTGTTTGTCGAAGGAACATGGCCGGGCACTTATGATTTCTGCAAATCAGAGCCTGGTCTTGTACTAATCAGCTTCGAGGGACCAAATATATCGATGATTCTTAACACGGCTGATAATCCCGCTGAACTGGTAAAGGCACATTCACTTTATGTGGGGCCGACAATACTTCCGCCAAAATGGATATTCAGGCCCTGGCGGTGGAGAGATAATCATACCAACAGGGAAACCTATTATGACGGCACTAAAGTTACCGCTCCTTATAACAGCGAAGTGGTTGAAGATATACTGATGATGAAGGCATTTGATATTCCGATGAGCATATACTGGGTCGACAGGCCCTGGGCTATCGGGCCGGATGGATACAGCGATTTTGAATGGGACCCGAACCGGCTCCCGAACGCACCGGAAATGATTAAGTGGCTGGACAGCAAAAACATCAACTTCGTATTGTGGATTGGGCCGTGGGTTATGGGAGATATGGCAAAAGAGGCTGTTGAAAAAGGTTTTGATGCTAAAGGACAACTTAGCGAGCCTCGCGATAAACTGGTTCGCGTGCTTATCGATTTTACAAATCCCGCGGCAGTAAAATGGTGGCAGGAGAAAGGCATCGCGAAAGTTCTTAACCAGGGCGTAAAGGGATTCAAACTTGACCGAGCCGAACAACTCGTGCCGAACGATTATGAAAATAAGGGTTTTGACGGCAGGACATCGAGAGAATACCACAATGATTATCCGGTTATGTACACAAAGGCCACCCACGACATCTGCAAGGAGATATGTGGAAACGACTTCGTAGCAATGCCGCGAGCCGGTTATACCAACAGCAGCCGATATGCCGTGTTCTGGGGCGGCGACATCGGGGCCGGCACCAAAGACAAAAAAACCGTACCGGAAGCGCTTCGAGCCGCAATTATAGCTTTGCAGAAATCCGCTATAATCGGATTCCCTATATGGGGGTCGGATACGGGCGGATATACCAAAATCAGCGACCATGAAGTGACGGCAAGATGGCTGGGGTTCAGTTGTTTTTGTCCAATAATGGAAGTGGGACCGATGGAAGACAAAGGGCTGTGGGATCTTATAGAGGAGCCGCACTACGATAAACAACTTATCGCGATATGGAGACTCTATTCGAAAATTCATGAAGAACTTGCTGATTATTCATTCAGGCTCGCGAAAGCAGCGGCCCGAAAAGGTATGCCAATGGCAAGGCCGCTTTTCCTGGCTTATCCCGACCAGCCGCAGGCATGGAACGACTGGCAGACATATATGTACGGGCCGGATATTCTTGTCTCGGCTATCTGGGAAAAGGGGAAAACGCAGCATACGTTATATCTGCCCGCAGGCGAAAAATGGGTCGATGCGTGGGATAAGAATAAAATCTATACCGGCGGTCAAAGTATTACTGTAGATGCCCCGCTTTATAAGATGCCGATCTTTATACGCCAGGGTTCCGCAATTAATATGGGCGACCTTAATGCTCTTTATAAAGAGTCACTTAAGATTGCCGCAAAAAAACCTAACCTTAAGAAACTGCAAAAAGCTGAGTTTTCTAAAAAGAAAAAATAG
- a CDS encoding glycosyltransferase family 39 protein, which yields MATSYSNRLTAGRVRFLHIFSLCFIQFFLGIFYLNSVPRIYIDEAWDASIGYELAQKGVLRQPFIHNFGGMEVYFVQPRVVLPIICAGVFKITGYSIVISRLPSLLFGVLAVIALYHVVEYFFGDKQSFFVCLATIINPWFWVTSRRCRPEIYYVAFALVFLWLLISYFRQQRAWTAFFVGIFAALASLSHPNGLLIVAAISISWIIWKEKPHLFKLILWALAGFILFFLPYAIYAFWASSQPSVSFFGQMHGGAIYGSMLAREMVRWKSFLRLPVGIPVALVVFAAWLSAWWKSTDEDKLAATIVIIYPLSLLPMSVDAMACYLVAVLPFFSILIVRFVFRMNKIDILNIGWIRYIFNPAVISIYIFSSLVPIILMLYFQRNADFNYVVDEVVKVVGPKSLVHAEPVFWVGHDRYIYGPYLQTYDEVKLKDAFQWAYSQSFDYAIRTSWVNGPSLGLHKLPNKMPAFRSYLVTDNLCKYFGTKVHEFYNEQYGPVEIYKLDWSTAWKWKLEKQKIK from the coding sequence TTGGCTACATCTTATTCAAACAGGCTGACTGCTGGAAGGGTTCGTTTCTTACATATTTTCTCACTATGCTTTATTCAATTTTTCCTGGGCATATTTTATCTCAACTCTGTGCCGCGAATTTACATAGATGAGGCATGGGATGCTTCAATTGGTTACGAATTAGCCCAAAAAGGTGTATTACGGCAACCATTTATACACAACTTCGGAGGGATGGAAGTCTATTTTGTGCAGCCTCGGGTTGTATTACCCATCATTTGTGCAGGAGTATTTAAAATTACAGGCTATAGCATTGTTATTTCACGATTGCCGTCACTGTTATTTGGGGTTTTAGCTGTAATTGCGTTGTATCACGTTGTGGAGTATTTTTTTGGAGACAAACAAAGTTTTTTTGTGTGCCTGGCTACAATTATAAACCCCTGGTTCTGGGTAACTTCTCGCCGCTGCCGCCCCGAGATATATTATGTCGCTTTTGCTTTAGTTTTCTTATGGCTGCTTATTTCATATTTTCGTCAGCAGCGGGCATGGACAGCTTTTTTTGTTGGGATATTCGCTGCTCTTGCTTCTCTGTCACACCCGAATGGTTTACTCATCGTAGCCGCTATCAGTATTAGCTGGATAATTTGGAAGGAAAAACCGCATTTATTTAAACTTATATTATGGGCATTGGCAGGTTTTATTTTGTTTTTTCTGCCTTATGCAATTTATGCTTTTTGGGCTTCCAGTCAGCCAAGCGTAAGTTTTTTTGGGCAGATGCATGGTGGGGCTATATACGGTTCTATGTTAGCAAGAGAGATGGTACGATGGAAGAGTTTTCTTAGATTGCCGGTTGGAATTCCTGTTGCTTTAGTTGTATTTGCAGCATGGCTGTCGGCTTGGTGGAAATCCACTGATGAGGACAAACTTGCAGCGACTATCGTTATTATTTATCCATTAAGCCTGCTGCCAATGAGTGTCGATGCTATGGCATGTTACCTTGTTGCGGTGCTGCCTTTTTTCAGCATTCTGATAGTCAGGTTTGTTTTTCGTATGAATAAAATTGACATTTTAAATATTGGATGGATACGTTACATATTTAATCCTGCTGTGATATCAATATACATTTTTTCTTCGCTGGTTCCGATTATACTTATGCTGTATTTTCAGCGAAATGCCGATTTTAATTATGTTGTTGATGAAGTGGTCAAAGTTGTCGGACCTAAATCTCTGGTACATGCAGAACCTGTTTTCTGGGTCGGCCATGACAGGTATATATACGGTCCATATCTACAGACATATGATGAAGTGAAGCTTAAGGATGCGTTCCAGTGGGCTTACTCGCAATCGTTCGATTATGCTATCAGAACATCCTGGGTTAACGGTCCGTCTTTAGGACTTCATAAGTTGCCGAACAAAATGCCGGCCTTTCGTTCATATCTTGTTACCGATAATTTATGCAAATATTTTGGTACTAAGGTGCATGAATTTTACAATGAGCAGTATGGACCTGTGGAAATCTACAAACTTGATTGGTCAACCGCGTGGAAATGGAAACTTGAAAAACAAAAAATAAAATAA
- a CDS encoding bifunctional methionine sulfoxide reductase B/A protein — protein MYKKLTPPEERVIVHKGTEMPFTGKYNDFFEKGLYTCKRCGFPLFESNSKFKSECGWPSFDDQIPGAVISQRDADGARTENLCASCGAHLGHVFKGEGYTEKNIRFCINSISMNFVPNGQRAIFAGGCFWGVEYHFKNAPGVISVTSGYTGGHTEKSTYEQVCSGKTGHAEAVEIVYDANKTNFENLAKLFFEIHDFTQLNRQGPDVGEQYRSGIYYFNDEQKKTAEKLVQILKEKGYDVKTEIAPAGTFWPAEQYHQDYYEKTGKTPYCHIYKKIF, from the coding sequence ATGTATAAAAAACTTACTCCGCCAGAAGAAAGGGTAATTGTCCATAAAGGCACCGAAATGCCGTTTACCGGCAAATATAACGACTTCTTTGAAAAAGGCCTATACACCTGCAAAAGATGCGGGTTTCCATTATTCGAATCCAATTCGAAATTCAAATCCGAATGCGGCTGGCCGAGCTTCGACGACCAAATACCCGGTGCGGTAATATCGCAGCGGGACGCTGACGGCGCACGAACGGAAAATTTATGTGCAAGCTGCGGAGCGCATCTCGGACACGTTTTTAAAGGTGAAGGCTATACAGAAAAAAATATACGGTTCTGCATCAATTCAATCTCGATGAATTTCGTACCAAACGGTCAGAGAGCAATCTTCGCCGGCGGCTGTTTCTGGGGAGTGGAATATCATTTCAAAAACGCACCGGGCGTTATATCCGTCACGTCAGGTTACACAGGCGGCCATACTGAAAAATCAACTTACGAACAGGTCTGCAGCGGCAAAACAGGGCACGCTGAAGCTGTTGAAATTGTTTATGATGCAAATAAAACCAACTTCGAAAATTTAGCGAAACTATTTTTTGAGATACATGATTTTACTCAGTTAAACCGGCAGGGACCTGATGTCGGAGAACAATACCGAAGCGGAATTTATTATTTCAATGATGAACAAAAGAAAACCGCTGAGAAATTAGTTCAGATACTAAAAGAAAAAGGATATGACGTAAAAACTGAGATTGCCCCGGCAGGTACATTTTGGCCTGCCGAGCAATACCATCAGGATTATTATGAAAAAACCGGCAAAACGCCCTACTGCCATATATACAAAAAAATCTTTTAA
- a CDS encoding pectinesterase family protein: protein MNKKSLSSRNVCFIILLAMLIFACAPDTKATDMTISSFIPANNSIEICADTKLWITFTTVPAVATSGNLQICKVSDDSVVYQLDLQTLPYDIHGWIATGWPYQINLNGLTLNYVPFAVSGNTLEIYPSTRLEYNTSYYVKITAGFCTDSGSNTSPAITDNTTWRFTTKASTPAADRNYIVALDGTGDFCTLQGATDAAADNDPCRTVIGIKNGTYREIVHIPASKTNITWIGENKDATIVAGYNRELFNPGSDYRMMVKAFGSGFRMYNLTLQNTAPDNSGQAETITPAALKCVANNCKFLSYQDTLLIKAGGQVYFKDCFIQGDTDFIWGYGTAYFDKCQMNEVTSNAYIMQPRTPDGVNGFFLVDCNLTVPRGVRNCYFGRLFDGHGYAQVVMLNCAYPGSIFYPVGWYQNTLTDLTNLRLWEYKSVDIYTGEPANIASRLTPGTRQLTDAEAITWRDVNNVFSANPWNPKSLEPPTASWLPVPADGAADINSAGISLTWTTGATAVSHRVYFGTTNPPEFVTEQTGTSMATGAMSLDTTYYWRVDEKNTAGVTTGAVWSFTTQKYVCNGPMPFDLNGDCQVNLFDYIIMANAWAGDWLDMQQLAENWLMCNRNPSGQCWQ from the coding sequence ATGAACAAGAAATCATTATCAAGCCGGAATGTTTGTTTTATCATTTTGCTTGCCATGCTCATATTTGCCTGTGCGCCGGACACAAAAGCAACCGATATGACCATAAGCAGTTTCATCCCCGCGAATAATTCGATTGAAATATGCGCAGATACGAAACTCTGGATAACCTTTACAACTGTTCCTGCCGTTGCAACCAGCGGCAATCTCCAGATATGTAAAGTGTCAGACGATTCCGTTGTTTATCAGCTTGACCTGCAGACGTTGCCCTATGATATTCATGGCTGGATTGCAACAGGCTGGCCTTACCAGATAAACTTGAATGGGTTAACATTAAACTACGTTCCTTTTGCCGTGAGCGGTAATACATTGGAGATTTATCCATCAACGCGATTAGAATACAACACCTCCTATTATGTAAAAATTACCGCCGGTTTCTGCACCGATTCCGGCAGCAATACTTCGCCGGCGATAACCGACAATACAACGTGGAGATTTACGACCAAAGCGTCAACACCAGCGGCTGACCGCAATTACATAGTAGCTCTTGATGGAACCGGGGATTTTTGTACTCTGCAGGGTGCTACGGATGCTGCGGCTGATAACGACCCATGCCGAACAGTTATAGGAATAAAAAACGGCACCTATAGAGAAATAGTTCATATACCGGCCAGCAAGACAAATATAACCTGGATCGGAGAAAATAAAGATGCGACGATTGTGGCTGGATATAACCGCGAATTATTTAATCCCGGCAGTGATTACCGAATGATGGTTAAGGCTTTCGGCAGTGGATTCAGAATGTATAATTTAACGCTTCAGAATACGGCACCTGATAATTCGGGTCAGGCTGAAACAATAACACCAGCAGCGCTGAAGTGCGTCGCCAATAACTGCAAGTTCCTGAGCTATCAGGATACACTGCTTATCAAAGCAGGAGGACAGGTATATTTCAAGGATTGTTTTATCCAGGGCGATACGGACTTTATCTGGGGATACGGTACGGCTTATTTTGACAAATGTCAGATGAATGAAGTAACTTCAAACGCATATATAATGCAGCCAAGAACACCGGATGGCGTTAACGGCTTTTTCCTTGTGGATTGCAATTTGACTGTACCAAGAGGGGTTAGGAATTGCTATTTTGGACGATTGTTCGATGGCCACGGCTACGCTCAAGTCGTAATGCTGAATTGCGCTTACCCAGGCTCAATTTTTTACCCGGTAGGGTGGTATCAAAATACATTGACTGACCTTACTAACCTGAGACTATGGGAGTATAAGTCAGTAGATATATACACCGGCGAACCGGCGAACATAGCATCCAGACTTACGCCCGGTACAAGACAACTTACTGATGCCGAGGCGATAACGTGGAGAGATGTGAATAATGTTTTTTCTGCAAATCCATGGAATCCCAAATCGCTTGAGCCTCCTACGGCTTCCTGGCTGCCTGTGCCGGCAGACGGAGCAGCCGATATTAATTCGGCAGGTATATCGCTTACATGGACAACCGGCGCAACAGCCGTATCTCATAGAGTATATTTCGGAACAACTAACCCGCCGGAATTTGTTACGGAACAGACGGGTACATCTATGGCGACAGGAGCAATGTCTCTGGACACGACTTATTACTGGCGGGTCGATGAGAAAAACACGGCCGGCGTTACAACAGGAGCCGTCTGGAGCTTTACAACACAAAAATACGTCTGTAACGGCCCGATGCCTTTTGACCTGAATGGCGATTGCCAGGTAAATTTATTCGATTATATTATTATGGCAAATGCATGGGCAGGCGACTGGCTCGATATGCAGCAATTGGCGGAAAACTGGCTTATGTGCAATCGAAATCCTTCAGGCCAGTGCTGGCAATGA
- a CDS encoding glycoside hydrolase family 78 protein — translation MKSKIIYQILIFLICSSCLSAQNCRLNAGYLRCEYKTNPLGIDRPNPCLSWIVTSSHRGQKQTAWQIFAASSRQKLDANEADLWNSGKTESSETACIEYRGKSLKSQMQYFWKLRVWDANGNVSAWSPPAFWLMGLLHKNDWKAQWIGFDNRPENIYQQDNDSQPETFNDCNWVCNAIPAKAGIQKYFLKKIIKVDELSQFKVAKIRLAIDGRAVVWVNNQKISQIEDFKSAHSLNILGKLIDGDNVITIEAESVKQFCVIGKVIFEFQSKPAIIVPIDSTWTTDRTSLIPYGSAPWGKFDKKQWILPPPAYLRNDFKITKPIKRATVYASAIGLYQIYLNGEQVGQDFFTPGWTDYVTRVYYNTYDVTQMLRQGDNAVGAILADGWYAGYLGWSNARNHYGKNPRLLAQLCVEYTDGTTQTFATGSEWKASTGPIRLADILEGQTYDGRKEMPGWVEPSFNSDNWQKVDVTKSVSAIVQSYPGVTVQKFQEIKPLSVNQPRKGVYVYDMGTNFAGVVRLKVTNAVAGDTITLRFSERLNPDGTAYTENLRNARVTDIYICRGKGTEIFQPQFTYHGFQYVEITGFPGKPDLDTVIGIELTSATPVAGSFECSDKNANQLYRNICQTQRANFFDVPTDCPQRNERMGWTGDAQVYVYTACMNSDVQAFYEKWLTDLRDSQRKDGQFPKVAPFKLASSDAGPAWADAGVICPWTIYSVYDDKKLLKQAYPSMKKFVEFCKNRSTEEMLPPKKYFCYGDHLNLNAETSKDVIYTAYFAHSTKLTAQAAKALGKTGDAKEFEALFEKIKASFNKAYVDSNGKIESDTQTAYAIAISFDLLDEPVRSKAAEHLVERIKARDWHLSTGFVGTKDLMLALAQIGRNDIAYKLFHNDTYPSWGFSIKNGATSIWERWDGWTPDKGFQVARMNSFSHYAFGSIGQWMFENIGGIKSDGPGFKKIIINPQPGGKLSWAKTSYDSIYGKIVSDWKIKNGLFRLKISIPANTSAIVYIPAEDKKDVITDGAEFLKKQGGYILYEVPSGDYEFTVKIAQ, via the coding sequence ATGAAATCGAAAATTATTTATCAAATCTTAATTTTTTTAATCTGTTCATCCTGTCTGTCGGCGCAAAATTGCCGGTTAAATGCCGGGTACCTTCGCTGTGAATACAAAACAAATCCTTTGGGAATTGACCGGCCAAACCCTTGTTTAAGCTGGATTGTTACGTCCTCTCATCGTGGCCAGAAACAAACTGCCTGGCAGATATTCGCTGCTTCGAGCCGTCAAAAACTGGATGCGAACGAAGCCGACCTTTGGAACTCAGGAAAAACCGAAAGCAGTGAAACAGCCTGCATTGAATATAGAGGAAAGTCTTTGAAATCGCAGATGCAGTACTTTTGGAAATTAAGGGTTTGGGACGCAAATGGAAATGTATCTGCCTGGTCGCCGCCTGCTTTCTGGTTGATGGGGTTATTGCATAAGAACGATTGGAAAGCTCAATGGATAGGCTTTGATAACCGTCCTGAAAATATCTACCAGCAGGATAACGACAGTCAGCCCGAAACTTTTAATGACTGCAATTGGGTTTGTAATGCCATTCCCGCGAAAGCGGGAATCCAGAAATATTTCCTGAAAAAGATTATAAAGGTTGATGAGCTTTCACAATTCAAAGTCGCTAAAATTCGCCTTGCCATTGACGGCAGGGCAGTTGTTTGGGTCAACAATCAGAAAATATCACAAATCGAAGATTTTAAATCCGCCCATTCCCTTAATATTCTTGGGAAACTTATTGATGGAGACAACGTAATAACAATCGAAGCCGAAAGTGTGAAACAGTTCTGCGTCATCGGCAAAGTTATTTTCGAATTCCAGAGCAAACCCGCCATTATTGTTCCAATTGATTCGACATGGACAACAGACAGGACGAGTTTAATTCCTTATGGTTCGGCTCCCTGGGGAAAATTTGACAAAAAACAGTGGATTCTTCCGCCGCCTGCATATTTGCGTAATGATTTTAAGATAACAAAACCTATAAAACGTGCCACAGTTTACGCATCGGCGATTGGCCTGTATCAGATATATCTCAATGGCGAACAGGTGGGACAGGACTTTTTTACTCCCGGCTGGACTGATTACGTAACACGTGTTTACTACAACACTTATGATGTTACTCAAATGCTGCGGCAGGGCGATAATGCCGTTGGAGCCATTCTTGCCGACGGCTGGTATGCGGGCTATCTTGGCTGGAGCAATGCCAGAAATCATTACGGAAAAAATCCGAGACTACTGGCTCAATTATGCGTTGAATATACCGATGGTACTACTCAAACTTTTGCAACTGGTTCGGAGTGGAAAGCTTCGACAGGTCCTATTCGATTGGCCGATATTTTGGAAGGGCAGACTTATGACGGGCGAAAGGAAATGCCCGGCTGGGTTGAGCCGAGTTTTAATTCTGACAATTGGCAAAAGGTTGATGTAACAAAATCAGTTTCTGCGATAGTTCAATCATATCCCGGCGTAACAGTCCAAAAGTTTCAGGAGATTAAACCGCTCTCTGTTAATCAGCCGCGCAAGGGTGTTTATGTTTACGATATGGGTACGAATTTTGCCGGTGTCGTTAGATTGAAAGTAACAAACGCTGTCGCCGGTGATACAATTACATTACGTTTTTCCGAACGCCTGAATCCTGATGGTACGGCCTATACGGAGAATCTTCGCAATGCCCGCGTTACGGATATTTATATCTGCAGAGGGAAAGGCACTGAAATTTTCCAGCCGCAGTTTACTTATCATGGTTTTCAGTATGTCGAAATTACAGGTTTTCCCGGCAAACCAGACCTTGACACAGTTATCGGCATTGAATTGACTTCCGCGACTCCTGTCGCCGGTTCGTTCGAATGCAGCGATAAGAACGCAAATCAGCTTTATCGAAATATCTGCCAGACCCAGCGTGCCAACTTTTTCGATGTTCCAACCGATTGTCCCCAGCGCAACGAAAGAATGGGCTGGACGGGAGATGCGCAGGTTTATGTTTATACTGCCTGTATGAATTCCGATGTCCAGGCCTTTTACGAAAAATGGCTCACTGATTTGCGGGACTCTCAGCGAAAGGACGGCCAGTTTCCAAAAGTCGCTCCCTTTAAATTGGCATCTTCGGACGCCGGCCCCGCCTGGGCCGATGCGGGTGTTATATGCCCATGGACGATATATTCCGTCTATGACGATAAAAAACTGCTGAAGCAGGCTTACCCGTCGATGAAAAAGTTTGTAGAATTTTGTAAAAACCGCAGTACGGAAGAGATGCTTCCGCCGAAAAAATATTTCTGCTATGGCGACCATCTCAATCTTAATGCCGAAACCTCAAAGGATGTTATTTATACCGCGTATTTCGCGCACAGTACGAAATTAACTGCGCAGGCCGCGAAAGCTCTCGGCAAGACCGGCGATGCGAAAGAATTTGAGGCGTTGTTTGAAAAGATTAAAGCTTCTTTTAATAAAGCGTATGTTGACTCAAATGGCAAAATTGAAAGTGATACTCAGACTGCTTATGCGATTGCGATTTCATTTGATTTGCTCGATGAACCAGTTCGTTCAAAAGCGGCAGAACATCTTGTCGAACGTATTAAAGCCCGCGATTGGCATTTATCTACCGGATTTGTCGGTACAAAGGATTTAATGCTTGCTCTTGCCCAAATCGGCCGAAATGATATCGCTTATAAACTTTTTCACAACGATACTTATCCATCGTGGGGCTTTTCGATTAAAAATGGTGCGACAAGTATCTGGGAACGCTGGGACGGCTGGACACCTGACAAGGGTTTTCAGGTCGCGAGGATGAATTCTTTTTCACATTATGCCTTTGGCAGTATCGGCCAATGGATGTTTGAAAATATCGGCGGGATAAAATCAGACGGCCCCGGCTTTAAAAAAATAATTATCAATCCTCAACCCGGCGGAAAACTTTCCTGGGCAAAAACTTCTTATGATTCCATCTATGGTAAAATTGTTTCAGATTGGAAAATAAAAAATGGTTTGTTTAGGCTGAAAATATCAATTCCGGCAAATACATCAGCCATTGTTTACATTCCTGCTGAAGATAAAAAAGATGTTATCACTGATGGTGCCGAATTTCTTAAAAAGCAGGGGGGTTATATTTTGTATGAAGTCCCATCCGGCGATTATGAATTTACCGTGAAAATTGCTCAATAA